Proteins encoded together in one Nocardioides marinisabuli window:
- a CDS encoding globin gives MTFYDEIGGEATVRAIVHRFYEGVAGDEVLRPMYPEEDLAPAEDRFALFLMQYWGGPTTYSDTRGHPRLRMRHAPFAVNPEARDHWLLHFRAALDEVDLTEEQRQTFWDYVTHAAQFMVNTLD, from the coding sequence GTGACGTTCTACGACGAGATCGGGGGCGAGGCGACGGTCCGCGCGATCGTGCACCGCTTCTACGAGGGCGTGGCCGGCGACGAGGTGCTGCGCCCGATGTACCCCGAGGAGGACCTGGCCCCGGCCGAGGACCGCTTCGCGCTGTTCCTGATGCAGTACTGGGGCGGGCCCACCACGTACTCCGACACCCGGGGCCACCCCCGGCTGCGGATGCGCCACGCCCCCTTCGCGGTCAACCCCGAGGCCCGTGACCACTGGCTGCTGCACTTCCGGGCCGCCCTCGACGAGGTCGACCTCACCGAGGAGCAGCGCCAGACGTTCTGGGACTACGTCACCCACGCCGCCCAGTTCATGGTCAACACCCTCGACTGA
- the ettA gene encoding energy-dependent translational throttle protein EttA, protein MAEYVFTLRNVRKAHGDKVVLDNVTLSFLHGAKIGVVGPNGTGKSSLLKIMAQLDHANNGDAILDPGATVGMLQQEPPLTEGKTVLENVEEAVAETKAKMARLDELYMMMGDPDADQDKVATEAGDLQSELDAANVWDLDSRLDQAMDALRCPPADAVVDNLSGGERRRVALCKLLLQQPDLLLLDEPTNHLDAESVQWLEGHLASYPGAVLAVTHDRYFLDNVAQWILELDRGQAHPYEGNYSTYLETKKDRLKVEGQKDAKRAKMLEKELEWVRSNPKARQAKSKSRLARYEEMAAEADRMRKIDTSEINIPAGPRLGDVVLEAKGLTKGFEGRTLMHDLSFSLPRAGIVGVIGPNGVGKTTLFRMITDQEQPDEGSLDVGQTVKISYVDQSRGGLDATKNVWEVVSDGLDFIKVANFEMNSRAYVASFGFKGPDQQKKANVLSGGERNRLNLALTLKMGGNLLLLDEPTNDLDVETLSSLEDALLDFPGCAVVTSHDRWFLDRVATHILAWEGDEDDPASWFWFEGNFAAYEENKIERLGVEAARPHRVTHRRLTRD, encoded by the coding sequence ATGGCGGAATATGTCTTCACACTGCGCAACGTGCGCAAGGCCCACGGTGACAAGGTCGTCCTCGACAACGTCACCCTCTCGTTCCTTCACGGCGCCAAGATCGGCGTGGTGGGCCCCAACGGCACCGGCAAGTCGTCGCTGCTGAAGATTATGGCCCAGCTCGACCACGCCAACAACGGCGACGCGATCCTCGACCCCGGTGCGACGGTCGGGATGCTCCAGCAGGAGCCCCCGCTCACCGAGGGCAAGACGGTCCTCGAGAACGTCGAGGAGGCGGTCGCCGAGACCAAGGCGAAGATGGCGCGCCTCGACGAGCTCTACATGATGATGGGCGACCCCGACGCCGACCAGGACAAGGTCGCGACCGAGGCCGGCGACCTGCAGAGCGAGCTCGACGCGGCCAACGTCTGGGACCTCGACAGCCGGCTCGACCAGGCGATGGACGCGCTGCGCTGCCCCCCGGCCGACGCCGTGGTCGACAACCTCTCCGGTGGCGAGCGCCGCCGGGTCGCGCTGTGCAAGCTGCTGCTCCAGCAGCCCGACCTGCTGCTGCTCGACGAGCCCACCAACCACCTCGACGCCGAGTCGGTGCAGTGGCTCGAGGGGCACCTGGCCAGCTACCCGGGCGCCGTCCTGGCCGTGACCCACGACCGGTACTTCCTCGACAACGTCGCCCAGTGGATCCTCGAGCTCGACCGGGGCCAGGCGCACCCCTACGAGGGCAACTACTCCACCTACCTGGAGACCAAGAAGGACCGGCTCAAGGTCGAGGGGCAGAAGGACGCCAAGCGCGCCAAGATGCTCGAGAAGGAGCTGGAGTGGGTGCGCTCGAACCCCAAGGCGCGCCAGGCCAAGAGCAAGTCGCGGCTCGCGCGCTACGAGGAGATGGCGGCCGAGGCCGACCGGATGCGCAAGATCGACACCTCCGAGATCAACATCCCGGCCGGGCCCCGGCTTGGTGACGTGGTGCTCGAGGCCAAGGGCCTGACCAAGGGCTTCGAGGGCCGCACCCTCATGCACGACCTGTCCTTCTCGCTGCCCCGCGCCGGCATCGTCGGCGTCATCGGCCCCAACGGCGTCGGCAAGACCACCCTGTTCCGGATGATCACCGACCAGGAGCAGCCCGACGAGGGCTCGCTCGACGTGGGTCAGACCGTCAAGATCTCCTACGTCGACCAGAGCCGCGGCGGCCTCGACGCGACCAAGAACGTGTGGGAGGTCGTCTCCGACGGGCTCGACTTCATCAAGGTCGCGAACTTCGAGATGAACTCGCGCGCGTACGTCGCCTCGTTCGGCTTCAAGGGCCCCGACCAGCAGAAGAAGGCCAACGTCCTGTCCGGTGGTGAGCGCAACCGCCTCAACCTGGCGCTGACGCTGAAGATGGGCGGCAACCTGCTGCTGCTCGACGAGCCCACCAACGACCTCGACGTCGAGACCCTGTCCTCGCTCGAGGACGCGCTGCTCGACTTCCCCGGCTGCGCCGTGGTCACCTCCCACGACCGGTGGTTCCTCGACCGCGTCGCGACCCACATCCTGGCCTGGGAGGGCGACGAGGACGACCCGGCGAGCTGGTTCTGGTTCGAGGGCAACTTCGCGGCCTACGAGGAGAACAAGATCGAGCGCCTGGGCGTCGAGGCGGCGCGGCCGCACCGCGTCACCCACCGTCGCCTCACGCGCGACTAG
- a CDS encoding mechanosensitive ion channel family protein, whose protein sequence is MVPLVSLSSLIKGRCDESEQVCNWVKGQTGSDKLANTADLLIGKPMAVLGLVLLGFVLRWVLHRVVDRIVARAQDGVLPDQVHRFRKGRAAKVQAASESLNATRRVQRAKTMGSLLKSIITGLVLAIVGTMVLSEIGVNIAPIIASAGIVGLAVGFGAQSLVTDFLSGVFMIFEDQYGVGDEIDLGEAIGTVEAVSLRVTRLRDINGTVWYVRNGEIARVGNMSQNWARTVLDVSVSYDADLVEVRRVLEDVAHDLWDDEDFKGKVIEEPSVWGVQELGADGIAVRVALKTAPGLQWGVAREMRQRIKARFDIEGIEIPFPQRVVWHRDERDARGASEEPAADSEMMGR, encoded by the coding sequence ATGGTTCCCCTCGTATCCCTGTCCTCCCTGATCAAGGGTCGGTGCGACGAGTCCGAGCAGGTCTGCAACTGGGTCAAGGGCCAGACCGGCAGCGACAAGCTCGCGAACACCGCCGACCTGCTGATCGGCAAGCCGATGGCGGTCCTGGGGCTCGTCCTCCTCGGCTTCGTGCTGCGCTGGGTGCTGCACCGCGTGGTGGACCGGATCGTGGCCCGCGCCCAGGACGGGGTGCTGCCCGACCAGGTGCACCGCTTCCGCAAGGGCCGCGCCGCGAAGGTGCAGGCGGCGAGCGAGTCGCTCAACGCCACCCGCCGGGTGCAGCGGGCCAAGACGATGGGGAGCCTGCTCAAGAGCATCATCACCGGCCTCGTGCTGGCGATCGTGGGCACGATGGTGCTCAGCGAGATCGGCGTCAACATCGCACCGATCATCGCCAGCGCCGGCATCGTGGGCCTGGCCGTCGGCTTCGGCGCCCAGTCCCTGGTCACCGACTTCCTCTCGGGCGTCTTCATGATCTTCGAGGACCAGTACGGCGTCGGCGACGAGATCGACCTGGGCGAGGCCATCGGCACCGTCGAGGCCGTCAGCCTGCGCGTCACGCGGCTGCGCGACATCAACGGCACCGTCTGGTACGTCCGCAACGGCGAGATCGCCCGGGTCGGCAACATGAGCCAGAACTGGGCCCGCACCGTGCTCGACGTCTCGGTCTCCTACGACGCCGACCTGGTCGAGGTGCGCCGGGTGCTCGAGGACGTCGCCCACGACCTGTGGGACGACGAGGACTTCAAGGGCAAGGTCATCGAGGAGCCCTCGGTCTGGGGCGTGCAGGAGCTGGGCGCCGACGGCATCGCGGTGCGGGTGGCGCTCAAGACCGCCCCCGGCCTGCAGTGGGGTGTCGCGCGCGAGATGCGCCAGCGCATCAAGGCCCGCTTCGACATCGAGGGCATCGAGATCCCCTTCCCGCAGCGGGTGGTGTGGCACCGCGACGAGCGCGACGCCCGGGGTGCCTCGGAGGAGCCCGCGGCCGACAGCGAGATGATGGGCCGGTGA
- a CDS encoding acetyl-CoA C-acetyltransferase — protein sequence MPEAVIVSTARSPIGRANKGSLKDMRPDDLSALIIKAALDKVPALDPNSVDDHYMGVGLPGGESGNNLARVVNVLNGMDDVPGATITRYCSSSVQTTRMAFHAIKAGEGDVFISSGVETVSRFAKGTSDHWPDTHNHLFDEAKARTDKLAEGGQDWVDPRENGALPDVYIAMGQTAENVARLRGLDRKELDEFGVRSQNLAEKAINDGFWAREITPVTLPDGTVVSADDGPRAGVTYDAIKDLKPVFRPDGVVTAANCCALNDGAAAVVIMSDTKAEELGLKPLARIVSTGVSGLSPEIMGLGPVEATRNALKHAGMSIGDIDLVEINEAFAAQVVPSYQDLGIDLDRLNVNGGAIAVGHPFGMTGARLQNTMLNSLEWHDKSTGLITMCVGGGQGMALILERL from the coding sequence ATGCCTGAGGCAGTCATCGTCTCCACCGCCCGCTCGCCCATCGGCCGCGCCAACAAGGGTTCGCTCAAGGACATGCGTCCCGACGACCTGAGCGCGCTGATCATCAAGGCCGCGCTCGACAAGGTCCCGGCGCTCGACCCCAACAGCGTCGACGACCACTACATGGGCGTGGGCCTGCCCGGCGGCGAGTCGGGCAACAACCTGGCGCGCGTCGTCAACGTCCTCAACGGCATGGACGACGTGCCCGGCGCGACCATCACCCGCTACTGCTCCTCCTCGGTGCAGACCACCCGGATGGCCTTCCACGCCATCAAGGCGGGCGAGGGCGACGTCTTCATCTCCTCGGGCGTCGAGACCGTCTCGCGCTTCGCCAAGGGCACCTCGGACCACTGGCCCGACACCCACAACCACCTCTTCGACGAGGCCAAGGCCCGCACCGACAAGCTCGCCGAGGGCGGCCAGGACTGGGTCGACCCCCGCGAGAACGGCGCGCTGCCCGACGTCTACATCGCCATGGGCCAGACGGCCGAGAACGTCGCGCGGCTGCGCGGGCTCGACCGCAAGGAGCTCGACGAGTTCGGCGTCCGCAGCCAGAACCTCGCCGAGAAGGCAATCAACGACGGCTTCTGGGCCCGCGAGATCACCCCGGTGACGCTGCCCGACGGCACGGTCGTCTCGGCCGACGACGGCCCGCGCGCCGGCGTCACCTACGACGCGATCAAGGACCTCAAGCCGGTCTTCCGTCCCGACGGCGTCGTGACCGCGGCCAACTGCTGCGCCCTCAACGACGGCGCCGCCGCGGTCGTCATCATGAGCGACACCAAGGCCGAGGAGCTCGGCCTCAAGCCGCTGGCGCGCATCGTCTCCACCGGCGTGAGCGGCCTGTCCCCCGAGATCATGGGCCTCGGCCCGGTCGAGGCGACCCGCAACGCCCTCAAGCACGCCGGCATGAGCATCGGCGACATCGACCTCGTCGAGATCAACGAGGCCTTCGCCGCGCAGGTGGTGCCGTCCTACCAGGACCTCGGCATCGACCTGGACCGCCTCAACGTCAACGGTGGCGCGATCGCCGTGGGCCACCCCTTCGGCATGACCGGCGCCCGCCTGCAGAACACCATGCTCAACAGCCTGGAGTGGCACGACAAGAGCACCGGCCTGATCACCATGTGCGTCGGTGGCGGCCAGGGCATGGCGCTCATCCTCGAGCGTCTCTGA
- the pepN gene encoding aminopeptidase N yields MPGTNLTRDEAATRAALLDVTSYSIDLDLTTGEKTFASTTTISFTCSEPGAATFADLVDATVHEITLNGRSLDPATAYADSRIALDDLAADNELVVRADCTYSHTGEGLHRFVDPADDRVYLYSQFEVPDARRVYTTFEQPDLKSVFSFRVTAPQDWKVVSNSPTPEPQGLGDGRAVWEFEPTKPMSTYITALIAGEYHEVQDSYEGKHGTIPLGHYCRQSLVEYLERDLDDVLTITRQGFAFFEEAFDFPYPFGKYDQLYVPEYNMGAMENAGAVTLRDEYLPRSRQPRSFYEFRCSVILHEMAHMWFGDLVTMKWWDDLWLNESFAEWACYHAEVEATEFTDSWTGFANARKQTGYRADQLPSTHPIAADNHDLQAVEVNFDMITYAKGASVLKQLVAWVGLEDFLGGLQQYFKDFAYGNSEFADLLAALEKSSGRELSGWAKEWLQTAGVNTLSAEFDLDTEGRYTRLAVRQGAHPDWPQLRRHRLGIGLYNEVEGRLVRTRYVETDVEGELTEIADLAGEAQPDLLLLNDADLTYAKIRLDERSLATAIAGLSRVDDSLARALVWGAAWDMTRDAEMAATDYVELVLANIGSETDPWGVSRIPSTAATAASAYSAPEGRAALLARWETGLRELALAAEPGSDQQLTFVRSYAGAAHSDRALDDVAGLLDGTWEIEGLSVDQDLRWSLVTSLAAAGRAGSRIEDELAGDATISGQEHAAAARAARPDADAKAEAWELAVERTDVPNETARSIVLSFMRQGQEEVLAPYADKYLEAAETLWDHLGTHRASTVLNYIFPSPLASAELVEEVDAWLERTAAPAAAQRFVLEGRADVLRALAAQERDARR; encoded by the coding sequence ATGCCTGGAACCAACCTCACCCGGGACGAGGCCGCCACCCGCGCCGCCCTCCTGGACGTCACGTCGTACTCCATCGACCTGGACCTCACGACGGGCGAGAAGACCTTCGCGTCCACGACCACCATCTCCTTCACCTGCAGCGAGCCGGGGGCGGCCACCTTCGCCGACCTCGTCGACGCGACCGTCCACGAGATCACCCTCAACGGGCGCAGCCTCGACCCCGCGACGGCGTACGCCGACAGCCGGATCGCGCTCGACGACCTCGCGGCCGACAACGAGCTGGTCGTGCGGGCCGACTGCACCTACTCCCACACCGGCGAGGGCCTGCACCGCTTCGTCGACCCCGCCGACGACCGGGTCTACCTCTACTCGCAGTTCGAGGTGCCCGACGCCCGGCGCGTCTACACGACCTTCGAGCAGCCCGACCTCAAGTCGGTCTTCAGCTTCCGGGTCACCGCGCCCCAGGACTGGAAGGTCGTCTCCAACTCCCCCACCCCCGAGCCGCAGGGCCTCGGCGACGGCCGCGCCGTGTGGGAGTTCGAGCCCACGAAGCCGATGTCGACCTACATCACCGCGCTGATCGCCGGCGAGTACCACGAGGTCCAGGATTCCTACGAGGGCAAGCACGGCACCATCCCGCTGGGCCACTACTGCCGCCAGTCGCTGGTGGAGTACCTCGAGCGCGACCTCGACGACGTCCTGACCATCACCCGGCAGGGCTTCGCGTTCTTCGAGGAGGCCTTCGACTTCCCCTACCCCTTCGGCAAGTACGACCAGCTCTACGTGCCGGAGTACAACATGGGCGCGATGGAGAACGCCGGCGCCGTGACGCTGCGCGACGAGTACCTGCCGCGCTCGCGCCAGCCGCGCTCGTTCTACGAGTTCCGCTGCTCGGTGATCCTGCACGAGATGGCCCACATGTGGTTCGGCGACCTGGTGACCATGAAGTGGTGGGACGACCTGTGGCTCAACGAGTCGTTCGCCGAGTGGGCCTGCTACCACGCCGAGGTGGAGGCCACGGAGTTCACCGACTCCTGGACCGGCTTCGCCAACGCGCGCAAGCAGACCGGCTACCGCGCCGACCAGCTGCCCAGCACGCACCCGATCGCGGCCGACAACCACGACCTCCAGGCCGTCGAGGTCAACTTCGACATGATCACCTACGCCAAGGGCGCCTCGGTGCTCAAGCAGCTGGTGGCCTGGGTCGGCCTCGAGGACTTCCTCGGCGGGCTGCAGCAGTACTTCAAGGACTTCGCCTACGGCAACTCCGAGTTCGCCGACCTGCTCGCCGCGCTGGAGAAGTCCTCGGGCCGCGAGCTGTCGGGCTGGGCCAAGGAGTGGCTGCAGACCGCCGGCGTGAACACCCTCAGCGCCGAGTTCGACCTCGACACCGAGGGCCGCTACACCCGCCTGGCCGTGCGCCAGGGCGCCCACCCCGACTGGCCGCAGCTGCGTCGCCACCGCCTCGGGATCGGCCTCTACAACGAGGTCGAGGGCCGCCTGGTGCGCACCCGCTACGTCGAGACCGACGTCGAGGGCGAGCTCACCGAGATCGCCGATCTCGCCGGGGAGGCGCAGCCCGACCTGCTGCTGCTCAACGACGCCGACCTGACCTACGCCAAGATCCGGCTCGACGAGCGCTCGCTGGCCACCGCCATCGCGGGCCTCTCGCGCGTCGACGACTCGCTGGCGCGCGCGCTGGTGTGGGGCGCGGCGTGGGACATGACCCGCGACGCCGAGATGGCCGCCACCGACTACGTCGAGCTGGTGCTGGCCAACATCGGCAGCGAGACCGACCCCTGGGGCGTCAGCCGGATCCCGAGCACCGCCGCGACCGCGGCCTCGGCGTACTCCGCACCCGAGGGGCGCGCCGCCCTGCTGGCGCGCTGGGAGACCGGGCTGCGCGAGCTGGCGCTGGCCGCCGAGCCCGGCAGTGACCAGCAGCTGACCTTCGTGCGCTCCTACGCGGGAGCGGCGCACAGCGACCGCGCCCTCGACGACGTGGCCGGCCTGCTCGACGGCACCTGGGAGATCGAGGGCCTCAGCGTCGACCAGGACCTGCGCTGGTCGCTGGTGACCTCGCTGGCCGCCGCGGGCCGCGCCGGCTCGCGCATCGAGGACGAGCTGGCCGGGGACGCCACCATCTCGGGCCAGGAGCACGCCGCCGCGGCCCGCGCCGCCCGTCCCGACGCCGACGCCAAGGCCGAGGCGTGGGAGCTGGCGGTCGAGCGCACCGACGTGCCCAACGAGACCGCCCGCTCCATCGTGCTCTCGTTCATGCGCCAGGGCCAGGAGGAGGTGCTGGCGCCGTACGCCGACAAGTACCTCGAGGCCGCCGAGACGCTCTGGGACCACCTGGGCACCCACCGCGCCTCGACCGTGCTCAACTACATCTTCCCCAGCCCGCTCGCGAGCGCGGAGCTGGTGGAGGAGGTCGACGCCTGGCTCGAGCGCACCGCGGCGCCCGCCGCCGCCCAGCGCTTCGTGCTCGAGGGCCGCGCCGACGTGCTGCGCGCGCTGGCCGCCCAGGAGCGGGACGCCCGCCGCTGA
- a CDS encoding DUF5130 family protein — MPAGDPFSSAEHAALDATIRRAEQLCRMEISVFVGNAEGEPRAFATSLHNTLVAPSRSILIMVDPTQRFLEIVTGGFVRRTLSDREVELAALHMQQDFAAGDLAGGLRRGIEMLAEHARPPRTLHAKA, encoded by the coding sequence GTGCCCGCTGGTGACCCCTTCTCCTCCGCCGAGCACGCGGCGCTCGACGCGACGATCCGTCGCGCCGAGCAGCTGTGCCGCATGGAGATCTCGGTCTTCGTCGGCAACGCCGAGGGCGAGCCCCGGGCCTTCGCGACCAGCCTGCACAACACGCTCGTGGCGCCCTCGCGCAGCATCCTGATCATGGTCGACCCGACCCAGCGGTTCCTCGAGATCGTCACGGGCGGGTTCGTGCGGCGCACCCTCAGCGACCGCGAGGTCGAGCTGGCCGCCCTGCACATGCAGCAGGACTTCGCCGCCGGCGACCTCGCCGGCGGCCTGCGCCGCGGCATCGAGATGCTCGCCGAGCACGCGCGGCCCCCGCGCACCCTGCACGCCAAGGCCTGA
- a CDS encoding GTPase: protein MTSLLEGAKKLVTRGTDTGARIDGLAAAAEAARGRLDDALVDDAEKVVDRATSRLRLSAAHTVVAIAGATGSGKSSTFNALTGLELSAVGVRRPTTSWATACVWGSDGAGELLDWLGIPPRHQTTRDSMLDTRRESQALEGVVLLDLPDHDSTEVSHHLEVDRLVALADMLVWVLDPQKYADAAIHDRYLAPLKTHEGVMVVVLNHIDTVPAEGREAMLADVRRLLEADGLGRVPVIGISARQGLGLDELRGEIESRVRAKKMTAERIESDVRAAAARLQEAGGAAPTRALSDQRVHAMQDAFAEAAGVPTVVEAVERSTRLRAGRATGWPLVSWTSRLRPDPLKKMQLDLGGSAKALRGRESAVPQTTSVQRARVDSEVRSLVDEATQGLGRPWADAVRRASVHRLPEIGDRLDDALRGVDLQTSRIPVWAGVVRVLQWVLVVTALVGGAWTVATALSGTLDDTPVYAGVALPLLLLLGGVGLGVLLALVCRGLVAGTARRRASVADTRLREAVGAVAHDLVVSPVEAELAAYTRARGGLSKALAER from the coding sequence ATGACGTCCTTGCTCGAGGGGGCCAAGAAGCTGGTCACCCGTGGGACCGACACCGGCGCCCGCATCGATGGTCTCGCCGCCGCCGCCGAGGCGGCGCGCGGGCGGCTCGACGACGCCCTCGTCGACGACGCCGAGAAGGTGGTCGACCGGGCCACCAGCCGGCTGCGCCTCTCGGCCGCGCACACCGTGGTCGCGATCGCCGGCGCCACCGGCTCGGGCAAGTCCTCCACCTTCAACGCCCTGACCGGGCTGGAGCTGTCCGCGGTCGGCGTACGTCGACCGACCACGTCGTGGGCCACCGCCTGCGTGTGGGGCAGCGACGGCGCCGGTGAGCTGCTCGACTGGCTGGGCATCCCGCCGCGGCACCAGACCACCCGCGACTCCATGCTCGACACCCGGCGCGAGTCGCAGGCGCTCGAGGGCGTGGTCCTGCTCGACCTGCCCGACCACGACTCGACCGAGGTCTCCCACCACCTCGAGGTCGACCGCCTGGTGGCGCTGGCCGACATGCTCGTGTGGGTCCTGGACCCCCAGAAGTACGCCGACGCCGCGATCCACGACCGCTACCTGGCGCCGCTGAAGACCCACGAGGGCGTCATGGTCGTGGTGCTCAACCACATCGACACCGTGCCGGCCGAGGGCCGCGAGGCGATGCTGGCCGACGTACGCCGCCTGCTCGAGGCCGACGGTCTGGGCCGGGTGCCCGTGATCGGGATCAGCGCCCGCCAGGGCCTGGGCCTCGACGAGCTGCGCGGTGAGATCGAGTCGCGGGTGCGGGCCAAGAAGATGACCGCCGAGCGGATCGAGTCCGACGTGCGCGCCGCCGCGGCCCGCCTGCAGGAGGCCGGGGGTGCCGCGCCGACCCGCGCGCTGTCCGACCAGCGGGTGCACGCGATGCAGGACGCCTTCGCCGAGGCCGCCGGGGTGCCGACCGTGGTCGAGGCCGTCGAGCGCTCGACCCGGCTGCGGGCCGGCCGGGCGACCGGCTGGCCGCTGGTCTCGTGGACCAGCCGGCTGCGTCCCGACCCGCTCAAGAAGATGCAGCTCGACCTCGGCGGCTCCGCCAAGGCGCTGCGCGGTCGCGAGAGCGCGGTGCCCCAGACGACGTCGGTGCAGCGGGCCCGGGTCGACTCCGAGGTGCGCTCCCTGGTCGACGAGGCGACGCAGGGCCTCGGGCGCCCCTGGGCCGACGCGGTGCGCCGCGCCTCGGTGCATCGCCTGCCCGAGATCGGCGACCGGCTCGACGACGCGCTGCGCGGCGTCGACCTGCAGACCTCCCGCATCCCGGTCTGGGCCGGGGTAGTGCGGGTGCTGCAGTGGGTGCTGGTCGTCACCGCGCTGGTCGGCGGCGCCTGGACGGTGGCCACCGCCCTGTCCGGCACCCTCGACGACACCCCCGTCTACGCCGGGGTCGCGCTGCCGCTGCTCCTGCTGCTCGGCGGGGTCGGGCTCGGGGTGCTGCTGGCACTGGTGTGCCGGGGACTGGTGGCCGGCACGGCCAGACGGCGCGCCTCGGTGGCCGACACCCGGCTGCGCGAGGCGGTCGGCGCGGTCGCCCACGACCTGGTGGTCAGTCCCGTCGAGGCCGAGCTCGCGGCGTACACCCGCGCGCGCGGCGGGCTGTCGAAGGCGCTCGCCGAGCGCTGA
- a CDS encoding MarR family winged helix-turn-helix transcriptional regulator produces the protein MTSTDSSPARVTGRWLDTEQQHAWRALVLGSTLLFDRLDDDLRQGCGLSLTEYEILVRLSERDGRLRMAQLADALAHSRSRVTHTVARMERAGLVERRSSPEDGRGIMCWLTDAGRELLERSAPVHVNGVRDHLVDLVPAEDLAAMGRVMNAVSDALVACHPEMEIRQPGR, from the coding sequence GTGACCAGCACCGACAGCTCCCCCGCCCGCGTCACCGGGCGCTGGCTCGACACCGAGCAGCAGCACGCCTGGCGTGCGCTCGTGCTTGGCTCGACGCTGCTCTTCGACCGGCTCGACGACGACCTGCGGCAGGGCTGCGGGCTCTCGCTGACCGAGTACGAGATCCTCGTGCGCCTCTCCGAGCGCGACGGGCGCCTGCGCATGGCGCAGCTCGCCGACGCGCTGGCGCACAGCCGCAGCCGGGTCACCCACACGGTGGCCCGCATGGAGCGGGCCGGCCTGGTCGAGCGCCGCTCCTCGCCCGAGGACGGCCGCGGCATCATGTGCTGGTTGACCGACGCCGGGCGCGAGCTGCTGGAGCGGAGCGCACCGGTGCACGTCAACGGCGTGCGCGACCACCTCGTCGACCTCGTGCCCGCCGAGGACCTCGCGGCGATGGGACGGGTGATGAACGCCGTCTCCGACGCCCTGGTGGCCTGCCACCCCGAGATGGAGATCCGCCAGCCGGGCCGCTGA
- a CDS encoding acyl-CoA thioesterase → MRHRYECPVRWADLDLLGHVNNVVYVDYLQEARVDMMRHHRGGAAAQQSAEGLVEGLVVVRHEVDYRTPLLFRFAPVSIECWVVQVRAASFTMAYEIFDEHPDGSRTVHLTATTVLTPFVFSQERPRRLTAEERLALAAYVEDPGPGERATRTPAHREEAGHYPVHVRFSDVDVYGHVNNVRYFEYLQEARISLLARLWDDPAGASRASMVLARAEVDYKVPILHREAAYDAWSWVSHVGTSSVVVESEICDGGTVLARARVVLVFVDAGTGRSAPPPAAQREPLAAMLARAG, encoded by the coding sequence ATGCGCCACCGCTACGAGTGCCCCGTGCGCTGGGCCGACCTCGACCTGCTCGGACACGTCAACAACGTCGTGTACGTCGACTACCTGCAGGAGGCGCGCGTCGACATGATGCGCCACCACCGGGGCGGTGCCGCCGCGCAGCAGTCGGCCGAGGGCCTCGTCGAGGGCCTGGTCGTGGTGCGCCACGAGGTCGACTACCGCACGCCCCTGCTGTTCCGGTTCGCGCCGGTGAGCATCGAGTGCTGGGTGGTGCAGGTGCGCGCCGCCAGCTTCACGATGGCCTACGAGATCTTCGACGAGCACCCCGACGGCAGCCGCACCGTCCACCTCACGGCCACGACCGTGCTGACCCCCTTCGTCTTCAGCCAGGAGCGGCCTCGGCGGCTCACGGCCGAGGAGCGCCTGGCGCTCGCCGCCTACGTCGAGGACCCCGGCCCGGGGGAGCGGGCCACCCGCACCCCGGCGCACCGCGAGGAGGCCGGGCACTACCCCGTGCACGTGCGCTTCAGCGACGTCGACGTCTACGGCCACGTCAACAACGTGCGCTACTTCGAGTACCTGCAGGAGGCCCGCATCTCGCTCCTGGCGCGCCTGTGGGACGACCCGGCCGGGGCGAGCCGCGCCTCGATGGTCCTGGCGCGCGCCGAGGTCGACTACAAGGTGCCGATCCTGCACCGCGAGGCGGCGTACGACGCCTGGTCGTGGGTCAGCCACGTCGGCACCAGCTCGGTGGTCGTCGAGAGCGAGATCTGCGACGGCGGGACCGTCCTGGCGCGGGCCCGGGTGGTGCTCGTCTTCGTCGACGCGGGCACCGGGCGCTCGGCGCCGCCGCCGGCGGCCCAGCGCGAGCCGCTCGCGGCGATGCTGGCTCGCGCCGGCTGA